DNA sequence from the Coffea eugenioides isolate CCC68of chromosome 9, Ceug_1.0, whole genome shotgun sequence genome:
ACTATCAAATCCTCAAGGTTGGGAAACTTATATGCAAATTCCATAAAGAAAGAGTCGCCGATCCCAATCCCAGTAAACAGTAAACACTTGAGATTCTGATACCATGAGGCAGTCAAAGTAATCAAACAAGTCGATTCCTCATATTCGTCCTCATCCTCATTACCATTTTCCTCATCTATGCAAGTGAGCGACTCAAGCTCTGGTGCATCAACTATAACCGACTGATTTTCAAGTAATCCAACTGCAAGTTCCTTAAGATTATTCAACTTAGTCACCTTAAAATTATCAAACCCCTCAATGTACCGAACTTCTAACACTTCAATTAAAGGGCAGCTTTCAGTTATATTATCAAACATCTCTACATCCAAATCTACCTTTATAAGGCATAGTTTTCTAAGCTCAGAACACATAATCTTCCCAACTGACATTGACATGATATAACCGTCCCTAACACTCAATTCAACTAGGGATTTAGCCCCAAACACAATTTCAGGCAAATCACAGTCTGGGAGTGAAAAATCAAGATTCCTCACCCCGTTTTGCACGGCTACCTTCGTGCATTCCTCCAACCCGTTTCGCGCGGCTACCTTCGTGCATTCCTTGACGAATGGGTTCAACAGCGAAAAGACTCCTTCAACCCTGAAATTCAACGTGTCTATACATATCCCCTGCTTGCGGTAGGGCTTCAGGGTTTTCTTCACGTGCCAGAAAAACTCCTCGCAAATATTCGTTATCTCTTTTTTGCTCCGAAGCCAGGTGCTGCGTAGCTTGAGTTTCTTGTGGAAGTAGAGCTTAGGATTGAATTCCAACTTTGGGCGTGTTTGCCACGCTCCTAACCATGATTTCGATAGTAAACTCGCTCTTGTTGATTCTTCGGCTGAGAGGTAAGATAGGATATGGTGGATTATCTCCGGTGGTAGCTCTAAAACTCCGCCACCACCGCTGCGGCTGCTTTCCGCCATGGATTGAAGGACGGATTTCAGCAGTTTCGTAACTGCGAAGACAACCGGTAAGCCTTTTAAGTGGAACCAATAACCATTTTTCCTTCAACAGTAATAAAAACTTAACAAGGAAGTGGTTGATACTTGTAGTGGCTGTTAGCTTAAAATTATACAAGTATTAACTTGTGCAAGCCTTTTAATTAATCATCAATATTTGTGtgcttccaaaaaaaaatatcaatattTGTGGTAATATAGGAGAATGTTAGCTTTCACATAAACCACTAAACCAAGGAAGTGTTCTCAAAATGCTTGAAAATGTTAAAATCATGGTATCAGAATAAAAATAGCactgtgcttttttttttttttcctttcctttcttcttaatATCGAATAAAAATAGATgagtaaataaaaaattcaaggGGTTCATGACCAACGATAAAGATATACGAGTAACGGTGATTTTGGAATGTATGGATTGTGTTCGAAATAGTGTTAATAAGGTATTAACAGAGATTTCCAGATATATTACTCAAAAAAATCGGCACAATACACCTAATCgat
Encoded proteins:
- the LOC113782743 gene encoding uncharacterized protein LOC113782743; translation: MAESSRSGGGGVLELPPEIIHHILSYLSAEESTRASLLSKSWLGAWQTRPKLEFNPKLYFHKKLKLRSTWLRSKKEITNICEEFFWHVKKTLKPYRKQGICIDTLNFRVEGVFSLLNPFVKECTKVAARNGLEECTKVAVQNGVRNLDFSLPDCDLPEIVFGAKSLVELSVRDGYIMSMSVGKIMCSELRKLCLIKVDLDVEMFDNITESCPLIEVLEVRYIEGFDNFKVTKLNNLKELAVGLLENQSVIVDAPELESLTCIDEENGNEDEDEYEESTCLITLTASWYQNLKCLLFTGIGIGDSFFMEFAYKFPNLEDLIVRYCRELESIKISSQSLKRIQLMDNNRLVEAQFDVPKIVSFEYCSGRSIVPRFHFAAASSGWTSYFCLSKRVHVNSSWFVELRELLASVIQSKISLEIDFGCSISFDLDEIRNIVKTHEPQEVHELALQFDWMFSLEKGLSALDGLFWVCRPKYVYAHWDDDVRENEAMKFLYETLMFRKIQDRFHDSQLSKIWLHDLKEVNVEVFDMGTYVIVDRIVFTKRGMKEQQQQEDLDWENFLSLLRNNGIRERIVCFKLEFRTHDIPQEVKRLKMQNLKLDQQQKL